The genomic window gtctataccgacaatcatagttcagagaattatcatactccaccatgaaagtatactcacttggaattagaccactccaagcatttcgccttggtacagatcgaaaccttgctaaaaattcatggtgcaacttccaaattggcttttcctggaagtttttcagccatcgacctaactccgccacacaccttgcatctcaacaccaaccaatgcccgtgtgcaattgtggacccgattgccacaacttatccttatccatggcagtgcggtaataccatgaggatacttcttGTCTTCTAGAGAACATCATCTTCTCTCATAGAGAGAGCAATATTGCAAGTATCAGATTAAGAGTCTTTTTCTGAAACCGCATTACCTGGACAATTTCTCTTTACATGCTCAAGCTTTCCACATTTCCAGCATGTTACACTCCTTCCACGATTTCCTTTTCCATAATTGTCACTTCTAGCTACAAGCGCCAAATCTGATGAAGTGCTACCCtcatttttcattcttctttcttcagcAATGAGCTTACTGGCAACTTCTTCAAAATTCAGAGTTTCCTTCCCATACATTAAAACAGGTTTGATATACTCATAGGAAGAGGGAAGAGACAATATGAGCCTCAGTGCCATATCTTCATCATCAATTTTTACTCCAATTGACTCTAATTCAGAGACAATACCATTGATAGCACTAAGATGGTCGGAGATTTTCACATTGTGATCCATGCGTAGATTATGGAACTGCTCATTCAATAACAACCGATTTGAGATGCCCTTTGCCTGATACAACCCTTCGAGTTTATCCCAAAGTTCCTTGGCTGTTTTCATTCCTTGCACATTTGCAAGAACATTCTTAGCCAAACACAGGCGAATAGCACTTGCAGCTCTCAAATCTAGTTCCTCCCATTCTTCATCCTTCATACCAGAGATCTTCTCCTTcaacgccttgtgcaaacctgattgtatcaacacatccttgacttgtatttgccacaagccaaaattgattcttccatcaaatttctctatttcaagcttcacagcacttgaatatcctgacattgttgcaaccgtatactgaaatagtataactcaactgtgcactaggaagggtccccaagaaagagaggtgggtcacaatggacacacttaaataccaagtctttccttagccagaacatttccaaactgcactctcacagtgtcacactgcctttcagcaacaacaatagcaaccaaagatcaacctcaagtcacaggacaaaattcttttctgatgtggaaggtcagactaagctgcaaccacagagcatactaagaataaatcccaccgaaccgaagctctgataccacttgttgggaataagacaccattcccccttgagaaaacacctttgacagagaaataaaatagacacaatcacaacacaagaatttaacgtggaaactccaatttcCGGagaaaaaaaccacggccgttgtcaaatgacaaccagagaatatcactatgtgaaaattgttacaacacatagacttctttctctctaacaccggaACCCCAGTACATCCACattctctcaaagcaaatatctaactacacctcacaacactctctaatcaaagagtacagaggaaaagaaaaatcagatacaagcttaaagtgtttctgactggtgcaaaaacaaatggagaacttagcctcatatttatagcctaggccacccactccatttgctatcctaagcaatgtgggactaattcaaccaaatcctaacagcaACATGTGGCCCCGAAGACTAAATCCTAAAACATTAACGTCGCAAGAATCTTAACAACATACAATAGACAGCGACTAAAAGAGTTCGAAACTGAAACAAGGAATAGCTTACCGTACTAAAGAGGAACGACTAAACCGAGTAGCCGCAACGACAACAACACTCGCTGTAACAACGGCTCAAAGCAAAGGCGGCAGCAGCGGGATGGTGGCTCCGACGGCAGCGTACAACAGAGAAACTCGCGGTGACTGTATAACCTGACGCAGACAACCTCAGCAACAACTCACGGTAGAACCAACTTAACAGAAAAGAAGATCTGAGGCAAGATTAGAGCTTACCAAGCAGACGTAGGCTTCAGTGGTGGTTTCTGGTGGCAGCAGTGACGGCGTGGAGCTCCGGTGATGCAGCAGCAAGCATAAACGGCGGTGGGTAGATCGGCGAGGGCGGCCATCCTTCCAACAGCGGCGACAAAACGCGaacaacctctctctctctctctctgcggAATCTCTCCTCTGCTCAACCATGGATGGCGGTGACTCTGGCTTGCGGTGAGGACGACAATGGAGACCTCAGCAGCGGCAGCGGCGGCAAGATGCGACGGCAGCGGTGGCTTCTCCCCTGCGCGCGCTCTACTCCTCCCATGCATGGCTCtggttctctcttctcttcctctAACGGCTACACATGACGGTGCGAATGCAGCTACGGCGGCGACAGCTTCAGCCACGACGAGGAGCGGTGGAACAGCCCACCAACTCTGGCGCGTCttccctctcttcctctctctcggaTCTCACTTTCTCTTCCCCCCTTCCTCGATCAgtttttttccctttctttcttccctttcttttcttttccttaagCATATGGGAAAGGGAATGGCAGCGGGTAGTGGCGGTGAGGCGGTAGAGATTAGGGTTAGTGTCAGTTAGGAttttaatttgggaattaggatttTGTGTATAAAATTTGGGGATTTTGGGTTAATCTGAAAtctaattaaatctctaaaattactctaaaatattatttattatatcaaaatactaattgatttgaaaattaactcttaataaaattttttgaaatttttgggtCTTACATAAAATTTTTGGGTCTTATATTAAAAttcaaata from Arachis ipaensis cultivar K30076 chromosome B09, Araip1.1, whole genome shotgun sequence includes these protein-coding regions:
- the LOC110266433 gene encoding uncharacterized protein LOC110266433, whose translation is MHGRSRARAGEKPPLPSHLAAAAAAEVSIVVLTASQSHRHPWLSRGEIPQRERERGCSRFVAAVGRMAALADLPTAVYACCCITGAPRRHCCHQKPPLKPTSAWLYSHREFLCCTLPSEPPSRCCRLCFEPLLQRVLLSLRLLGLVVPL